From Enterococcus wangshanyuanii, the proteins below share one genomic window:
- a CDS encoding helix-turn-helix domain-containing protein: MDFLLLDDRANLKLAILRILEQQYSFSERKDILCGRLDISQYLLERSILEINEDLKRFELIEAMEIIEQNNEIILFQSVKISSSIVEEYYLKHSLEFTLLKTIFFHQFTSIKKYGEEHGMSRTLVYKIVDRIKKELEQYGIKLSKTFQLVGNELRIRQYFTMLYYRIYKDSDELYSQLDIIAVNDLFSTLKATYEEINSFYLFRHYLLIMLERIKRKHRYFLSASDPNRLLAQKNHVCDEIGHWLTQHVNGTKKEIEAEIKGIVNNLSIYRIEFCDVDHPAVEPYLVLLQQAFQGTPVLRSTESNFCTEVDRILYRHLMITPLIDITLRVMDLEFFHERYPVIFDKCHHFIRQLSEKEFPFSKKSLFFNLLLTISQQYDKENEKHPINVHVNFTQGEKYNQFIKEQIKIFDAFSINFHSTVRPDTDLIVSDYLLNTAFSARKLIWLAPPRASDWRNFGNEIIAINKNLQLTKQRND; encoded by the coding sequence ATGGATTTCTTGTTATTAGATGATCGCGCAAATTTAAAACTGGCAATTCTTCGCATTTTGGAACAGCAATATTCATTTTCCGAACGAAAAGATATTTTATGCGGACGGCTGGATATTTCACAGTACCTTTTAGAACGCAGCATACTGGAGATCAATGAAGACCTGAAACGGTTTGAATTAATAGAAGCAATGGAAATCATCGAGCAAAACAATGAAATCATTCTTTTCCAAAGTGTTAAAATATCGTCAAGCATCGTCGAAGAATATTATCTGAAGCATTCTTTAGAATTTACTCTACTAAAAACAATCTTTTTTCACCAATTTACGTCTATTAAGAAATATGGTGAAGAACATGGTATGAGTCGAACACTTGTATACAAAATCGTGGATCGTATAAAAAAAGAACTTGAACAATATGGCATAAAGCTATCAAAAACCTTTCAACTCGTCGGAAATGAACTTCGCATACGTCAATACTTTACGATGCTTTATTATCGGATTTATAAAGATTCAGACGAGTTATATAGTCAGCTGGATATCATAGCTGTCAATGACCTTTTTTCAACGCTTAAAGCAACTTATGAAGAAATCAATTCTTTCTACCTATTTCGTCATTATTTACTGATCATGTTAGAACGGATCAAGAGAAAACATCGTTATTTTTTATCTGCGAGTGACCCAAACAGATTGTTGGCTCAAAAGAATCACGTTTGCGATGAAATTGGTCACTGGCTAACGCAACATGTAAACGGAACGAAAAAGGAGATCGAAGCGGAAATCAAAGGGATAGTAAATAACTTATCTATTTACAGAATAGAGTTTTGTGATGTTGACCATCCGGCTGTTGAACCGTATCTGGTTTTGCTGCAGCAAGCATTTCAAGGGACGCCCGTGTTGAGAAGTACTGAATCGAATTTTTGTACAGAGGTGGACCGCATCCTATATCGCCATCTGATGATCACACCTTTGATCGATATTACTTTGCGTGTCATGGATCTAGAATTTTTCCACGAACGTTATCCAGTCATTTTTGATAAATGCCATCATTTTATCCGTCAATTATCAGAAAAAGAATTTCCTTTCAGTAAAAAATCTCTATTTTTCAACTTGCTTCTTACGATTTCACAACAATACGATAAAGAAAATGAAAAGCATCCAATCAATGTACACGTGAACTTTACGCAAGGGGAAAAGTATAACCAGTTTATCAAAGAACAAATCAAAATATTCGATGCCTTTAGCATCAATTTTCATTCGACTGTTCGTCCGGATACAGATTTGATTGTTTCTGATTATCTGCTCAATACAGCTTTCTCAGCACGGAAACTGATTTGGCTCGCTCCGCCAAGAGCAAGCGATTGGCGCAATTTTGGCAATGAAATTATAGCGATCAACAAAAATCTACAGTTAACGAAGCAAAGAAATGACTGA
- a CDS encoding nitrous oxide-stimulated promoter family protein, translating to MRQKNTGPVIMEEIRLMEVMIQVYYAAQVETDIPEERMLNYARTRLEFCQFGEEKTTCQRCPVHCYQPKYREQMKKVMRYSGPRMLVRHPILTIKHGYRGFIRKVEQ from the coding sequence ATGAGACAAAAAAACACGGGACCGGTCATCATGGAAGAAATTCGGTTGATGGAAGTAATGATCCAAGTCTATTATGCTGCTCAAGTAGAAACGGACATTCCAGAAGAGCGAATGTTGAATTACGCACGAACGCGCTTGGAATTTTGTCAGTTTGGAGAAGAAAAAACGACCTGTCAGCGTTGTCCTGTCCATTGTTATCAGCCTAAATATCGAGAACAAATGAAAAAAGTCATGCGCTATTCTGGACCGCGAATGCTAGTTAGGCATCCCATTTTAACGATCAAACATGGCTATCGTGGCTTTATAAGGAAAGTAGAGCAATAA
- a CDS encoding PTS sugar transporter subunit IIA, with product MGSSIGVLIMSHGDFGKAAIESAELIVGKQKNYETLSVFVVDQVDDLKQEMLGKAASLDTQKGLVILTDIIGGTPANLAAYLLAQENTMLVSGINLPILLEVLMNREKTMDELKDIIMNAYAQGVTIKTNKDLEKDEDEDDLL from the coding sequence ATGGGAAGTTCTATAGGGGTATTGATCATGAGTCATGGTGATTTTGGAAAAGCTGCCATTGAAAGTGCAGAATTGATCGTCGGAAAACAAAAAAATTACGAAACACTTAGCGTGTTCGTTGTAGACCAAGTAGATGATTTAAAGCAAGAAATGCTGGGAAAAGCTGCAAGTTTGGACACTCAAAAGGGCTTAGTGATCTTGACAGATATTATTGGTGGGACACCGGCTAATTTGGCGGCTTATTTACTAGCGCAAGAAAATACCATGCTGGTTTCAGGAATCAATTTGCCGATTCTACTTGAGGTATTGATGAACCGGGAAAAAACAATGGATGAGCTCAAAGACATCATTATGAATGCGTATGCACAAGGTGTAACGATCAAAACAAATAAAGATTTAGAAAAGGATGAGGATGAAGATGATTTGCTTTAG
- a CDS encoding PTS system mannose/fructose/N-acetylgalactosamine-transporter subunit IIB yields the protein MICFSRIDDRLIHGQVVTTWVNMYNIEQIIVLNDKIANDKTQKNILAMAAPQGIKVKAFPIEKFGEIIKTTEITRRTMLLFSSSVDVLTAVRAGVPIPSLNIGGMRYQEGRERLTKALAVTPEEKAAFKELLAGEMDITVQMVPNDEKINLKEVI from the coding sequence ATGATTTGCTTTAGTCGAATTGATGATCGATTGATCCATGGTCAAGTAGTGACAACTTGGGTAAATATGTACAATATCGAACAAATTATTGTATTAAATGATAAAATCGCAAATGATAAAACACAAAAAAATATCTTAGCGATGGCTGCACCACAAGGAATAAAAGTCAAAGCATTTCCTATCGAAAAATTTGGCGAAATAATCAAAACAACCGAGATCACTAGAAGAACGATGCTTTTGTTTTCAAGTAGTGTGGATGTATTGACGGCAGTTCGTGCTGGTGTGCCAATTCCTTCTTTGAATATTGGTGGAATGCGGTATCAAGAAGGCAGAGAACGATTGACGAAAGCTTTAGCAGTCACGCCGGAAGAAAAAGCTGCATTTAAAGAACTGTTGGCAGGAGAAATGGACATCACTGTTCAAATGGTGCCTAATGATGAGAAGATCAATTTAAAGGAGGTCATTTAG